TGAAGGCGATGATGCCCCCCTTGGCGGCCGTGTAGGCGGCCCCGCCGGGGAGCCCCCGCAGGCCCGCCACCGAGGCGACGTTGATGATCACCCCCCGGCCCAGCGGCAGCATGCGCCGGAGGGCCTCGCGGGTGTTGTAGAAGGTGCCGTCGAGGTGCACGCGCAGCTTCGTGTGCCACACCTCGTCCGCCATCTCGTGGACGGGCACGGGGGGGCTCGCGTTGCCGGCGTTGTTGACCAGGACGTCCGGAGGCATGGCGAGTTCGTCGAGCCGGGCGAACAGGGCCGCGACCGAATCCGCCCGCGAGACGTCGGTGGGGATCGCGATCGCGTCGCCGCCGTCGCCCCGGATCTGCTCGGCGGCCTCCTCGCCCTTCGCCTCGTCGATCTCGGCGATCACGACCCGGGCGCCTTCCGCCGCCAGCCGCGTCGCGACGGCCCGGC
The DNA window shown above is from Paludisphaera mucosa and carries:
- a CDS encoding SDR family NAD(P)-dependent oxidoreductase; this translates as MKLQGRVAVVTGAGSGIGRAVATRLAAEGARVVIAEIDEAKGEEAAEQIRGDGGDAIAIPTDVSRADSVAALFARLDELAMPPDVLVNNAGNASPPVPVHEMADEVWHTKLRVHLDGTFYNTREALRRMLPLGRGVIINVASVAGLRGLPGGAAYTAAKGGIIAFTKGVAVEVAEAGVRVVAIAPGWIDTPILANLPRSLKGEMLRRIPVGRLGTPEEVAAVVAFLASDDASYLTGQIISPNGGLYL